In Actinotignum schaalii, the sequence CCCGGCACCCCGTATAGCTTGAGAGGAACTCGAAGCTCGGTGATAACCGGGGTGATTCCCGGAGTTTCTCCGGCACTTTATTGGATGGTGAAACCGCCATCCACGGTCAGCGTGGTGCCGTTCACGAAGCCGGCTTTGCCGTCCGCCAGGAAGAAGACCGCTTCCGCAACTTCTTCAGGCTGGCCAAAGCGGCGCAGCGGAACCGGGTCGGTGGGAATAGAATCCACAATGCCCGCTACCAAGGGCGTCACGATGGTCCCCGGTGCCACAGCATTGAAGCGGATCCCTTCCTTACTGTATTCCGAGGCCAGGTGCTTGGTGTAGCCAATAACGGCGTGCTTGGCAGCGGTATATGCGGCCCCGCCCTTGGCAGCCACGATTCCGGCAACGGAGGCAATATTCACCACCGCTCCCTCACCGCGCTTGAGCATACCGGGGAGGACTGCATTCGTCATATCAAAGACGGAGGTCAGGTTAATAGCCAGGAGGAAATCCCAGCGTTCGCGCGGGGTATCCAGGGATGCCTGGTACTTATCAAAGACACCGGCATTATTCACGAGCACGTCAATATGCTCGAATTCTTTTTCCACCTCGGCCACGGTAGCGATAATGGAATCGTGATCGGTCAGGTCAATGGTGAAGGAGGACGCTTCGCCACCCGCGGCCTTGATCTCCGCCACCGCGGATTTCAGACCGTCCTCATTGACATCAAGAAGGGCAACCTTGTAGCCGCGCTCCGCGAAAAGCTTGGCTTCGGTGAGCCCCATACCTGATGCTGCTCCTGTGATAACAGCAGTTTTCTGACTCATTTTTTCTCCTCTTATATTGGGTTATACCGCCTATGGCGGCAGCTTTTATTACTTGGAGCGCCGCTGTGACACGGAGCCTTTCTTCATAACAATTCCGAGAGCAGCGATAGCAGCAACCGTCAAAACCGCTGCCCACATGAATGCCGGGGCATAGTTGCCACTTTGCCGATAGAAGGCCGCCAACTGGGGAGCGATGAGGGCAGCAACGGAATACGCCGTGAACATAATGGCGTAATTGAGGGTGGAGTACTTGGCACCAAATTGGTCAGATACCAGCGCGGGGAAAAGAGCGAGTAAGGCGCCACCGGAAGCCCCGACCAAGGCCATCAAAGCAAGGAACAGGCCCGCATTTGTTACCACGGACATGGAGAGCATGGCCGCCACATTGACAGCCATGGCGATCATCAAGGTGATTTCGCGCCCCATTTTATCCGAGAGTGCACCGAAGATCATTCGACCAATGAAATTGGATAGGGCTACCACGGTCACGGAAATGGTGGCCAGCTCAACTGACATTCCGGCTTGTTCTTTACCGATGGTGGCCGCCGCCCCGAGCATCATCATGTACGAGGTACCTGCGCCCACGAAAACGAAGAAGAGCAGCCAGAAGGTCGACGTTTTCATCATTTCTCGCCAGGTGAGCTGCACACCGCCGGGCACGGAAGAATTCGTACTGGGCGGGGCCCACCCGGCAGGAATATACCCTTCGGCCGGAGGGCGCACGAATGCCGCGAAGATGAACATGAGTGCGGCATACACAATTCCCAGGACGATGAACCCTGCGAAAACGCTCTTGGCTTCAATAACTGCGGTGGCCACCGGTGCCGCAAAAACCGGCCCGACCGCAGCGAATCCGATAACCAAGCCGGAGGCGAGGCCCCGCCGGTCCGGGAACCACTTGAGTACCGAGGTGATGGTGTAGTTATAGATCATGCCACCGCCGATGCCTGCCAGCACCCCGAAGGTCAGCCACATCATTATGACGCTGTTAGCAAAGCCGGTGAGTATCCATCCAGCTCCGAAGAATAAAGAACCGGTGAATACAATGCGATGCGGAACAATCTTATGTGCCACGGTTCCGACGATAATGCCCATGACCGCGATGAAAATGTTGTAGAGCGTGAAGGCCAGGGTAATCTGCCCCATGTCCCAGCTGGTTTCTTCCATGAGGGGAGAAACAAAGACTGAGAAGGCGGATGTGCCCGATAAAGCAAAGGTGAAGACACTGCCGGATATGAGGACGAGCCAGCGGTTTGGCGTTGAAATAATCGTTCCCATAGATAATCTCCCAAAGGTGGTAGCCACGAAGTTCCGTTGCCCATTCAACCGAACAAGTAGGCCGTTAGTACTAATGTGACCTAGAGTACCACCGGGTACACCCGGCATGCCACAAAAAGAGATCGATATACGCAGGTCGTGAGAGTATGCAAGCAGGGCACGAGCAGGCGAGCAGGAGTCGGAAAGACGTAAAGCGAAGGCCCGAAAGGCCGCAAGCTAAGAACCGAAAACTGCACAACAAAGAGCCGGAAGGCTGCGGCAACGAGGAAGCGGAAGGCCGTATAAGCAAAGAGGGGCGGACCCAGATAAACCGGATCCGCCCCTTCCCGAGTAGGGATATGCAGAAGTCTCCCCGCGATGACACCGTGTCACGCGCGGAAGCTTCGCCAGGCGCTACTTGGAGAAATCAACAACCATGCGGCCTTCGATCTTGCCGGCCAGCATTTCGTCGATCATATCGTTGATGTCATCGAGGGGACGGGTGGCCACAATCGGCTTGACGAGGCCCTGGGCCCCGAAGTCGAAGGCTTCGGCCAGATCCTGGCGGGTACCCACGAGGGAGCCCACCACCTTGATGCCGTCCAGAACGGTGCGGTGGATATTCAGGTCAATGGTGCCCTTCGGGAGCCCGACGCACACCACGGTGCCGGCGGCCTTCATGGCGTCCACGGCCTGGCCGAAAGCAACCTGGGATACCGCGGTCACCACCGCGACATCCACGCCGCCCACTTCCTTCTGGATCCATTCCCCGGAATTGATATCCGAGGAATTGACAACGAGGTCAGCGCCGACCTTCTTTGCCGATTCCAGCTTCTCATCATTGATATCCACGGCCACCACGCGGGCCCGGAAGACGTTCTTGGCGTACTGGATGGCCAGGTTACCCAGCCCGCCCGCACCGTAAATCGCCACCCACTGGCCGGGGCGGATATTGCCATTCTTGAGGGCCTTGTAGGTGGTCACGCCCGCGCACGTAATGGACGAAGCTTCGGCCGGATCCAGCCCTTCGGGAACCTTGACGGCGTAATCTGCCACGACGATGCACTTTTCGGCCATGCCACCGTCAACGCTGTAACCGGCGTTTTCCACGTTCCGGCACAGGGTTTCATCCCCGGTCACGCAGTATTCACAGTGACCGCAGCCGCGGAAGAACCAGGCAACCGAAACGCGGTCGCCCACCTTGAGCGAGGTGACATCCTCACCGATTTGTTCCACAACGCCCACGCCTTCGTGGCCGATAATGCGGCCGGGCACGTCACCGAAATCACCGAGCGCCACGTGGATATCCGTGTGGCACAGGCCGCAGTATTCGATATCGACGAGTGCTTCGTTGGCCTTAATCGGGCGCAGTTCCACGTCCTTAATGTCAACGTAGCCGTCCGAGGTTTCTCGAACTGTCGCTGCTCGCATTTTCTCCTCCTATTTCAGCGGGAGCATCCTTACTCCCAGTTGATGCGATGCGGTTCGCCGCACCACTTCTTATTTTTGCGAGCGGAAGCATAGTATTCCAGGGGAGAACGTCCTGATTTCGCGCAAAAAATTCGCCTATCCGAATAACGGCGCAGCGGCCTTCACCAGCGGCCTTCGGCCTCGGCCCTCAGCCGCGCCGGAAATGATCCCAGCCGCTCCCCCGCGTCCAAGCACGCCCGTCCACGGTGACCAACCCGCCCGGATGGGCGGCTTCCACCGCTCCGATAAGGCTGAAACCCTCCGGGAGATGCGGGATGCGCGCTCCCCAGGCCCGTTCCGGACTCACGTCCATCGTGGCGAGGAAACCGTGATCCTCCCCGCCGGTAAGCACACAGTTATAAGCCCATTCCAGCGGATCGGAACGCCCCAGGTGCCGAGCCACCTCGAGGAGGTCATGGGCGTGGCGGGACAGCGTCTCCGAATGGATATCGATATGCACGCCGGAGGCGGCAGCTATCCGCTGGGTATCGCGGAGCAAACCATCGGATACATCCATCATCGCCCCGCGCAAGCCGGCGCGAACCGCGCGCAGCACCTCGGTCACGGGCGGCCGCGGGCGTAGGAAATCCTGGATGAGGCGGGTGGCGGCATCCGGAAAAGCGCCCCGCTCCGGGGCAAAGCCGCGGCTGAGCAGTTCGAGGCCGGCCGCGGCCCGCCCTAGATTCCCGCAGTGAATAAGGGGCTGTCCGGGCGCTGCCGCCGAGCGTTGCAGCGGGGTGCGCCCTTCCAGATCACCCAGAATCGTGGCGCTGATGGCCATATGGCTCCCGCCCACGAGGTCTCCGCCGTCGACCCCACATCCGAGCGGGCCGCAACATTCGGCCAGGCCGCGCGCAAGGTCCCGCACCCAGGCGACCGGCACGTCCCCGGGCAGTTCCAAGGCGACGACGAGGGACCGCGGCCGCGCTCCCATCGCAACAGCGTCGGCAATATTTTGGGCAGCCACCCGCCAGCCGACATCGCTCCCGCTGGACCAGTCGCGCCGAAAATGCACGCCTTCCACGAGCATATCGGTAGAGACCGTGACCCGGCCGTCGCTCAGACCGAGCACCGCGCTATCGTCCCCGCTGGGGACGATAGTTGTTTCGCCGCGCGGGAGCAGCGGCACGATCTGCGCGAGGAGTTCCGCTTCACTCAGATCGCGCACCAGGGGCCCGGGCGTATGACTGGCAGCTGGCCGGGGCATTTAGCGCAGCCCTACCCCGCGGGCGAGGGCGAGGTCGATGAGTTCGGAAATGAGATCGCGGTAGGCCAGCCCGGTTTTCTCCCACAGGATGGGGTACATGGACACGGCGGTGAACCCGGGAATTGTATTGTGTTCGTTGACGTACATCTCCCCGGTGGCGGTGTAGAAGAAGTCCACGCGGGTCATGCCTTCGCATTCGAAAACCTCGAAAACGCGCCGCGCCAGGCCCCGCATTTTCTCCGCGTCCACCTCCGGAAGCGCGGCGGGGATTTCCATGTGGAAGCCTTCGGTGGCCACGTATTTGGTGGCGTAGTCATACCATTGCACGTCCAAAACGATTTCCCCGAGTACG encodes:
- the thiL gene encoding thiamine-phosphate kinase — its product is MPRPAASHTPGPLVRDLSEAELLAQIVPLLPRGETTIVPSGDDSAVLGLSDGRVTVSTDMLVEGVHFRRDWSSGSDVGWRVAAQNIADAVAMGARPRSLVVALELPGDVPVAWVRDLARGLAECCGPLGCGVDGGDLVGGSHMAISATILGDLEGRTPLQRSAAAPGQPLIHCGNLGRAAAGLELLSRGFAPERGAFPDAATRLIQDFLRPRPPVTEVLRAVRAGLRGAMMDVSDGLLRDTQRIAAASGVHIDIHSETLSRHAHDLLEVARHLGRSDPLEWAYNCVLTGGEDHGFLATMDVSPERAWGARIPHLPEGFSLIGAVEAAHPGGLVTVDGRAWTRGSGWDHFRRG
- a CDS encoding SDR family NAD(P)-dependent oxidoreductase, producing MSQKTAVITGAASGMGLTEAKLFAERGYKVALLDVNEDGLKSAVAEIKAAGGEASSFTIDLTDHDSIIATVAEVEKEFEHIDVLVNNAGVFDKYQASLDTPRERWDFLLAINLTSVFDMTNAVLPGMLKRGEGAVVNIASVAGIVAAKGGAAYTAAKHAVIGYTKHLASEYSKEGIRFNAVAPGTIVTPLVAGIVDSIPTDPVPLRRFGQPEEVAEAVFFLADGKAGFVNGTTLTVDGGFTIQ
- a CDS encoding L-lactate MFS transporter, whose amino-acid sequence is MGTIISTPNRWLVLISGSVFTFALSGTSAFSVFVSPLMEETSWDMGQITLAFTLYNIFIAVMGIIVGTVAHKIVPHRIVFTGSLFFGAGWILTGFANSVIMMWLTFGVLAGIGGGMIYNYTITSVLKWFPDRRGLASGLVIGFAAVGPVFAAPVATAVIEAKSVFAGFIVLGIVYAALMFIFAAFVRPPAEGYIPAGWAPPSTNSSVPGGVQLTWREMMKTSTFWLLFFVFVGAGTSYMMMLGAAATIGKEQAGMSVELATISVTVVALSNFIGRMIFGALSDKMGREITLMIAMAVNVAAMLSMSVVTNAGLFLALMALVGASGGALLALFPALVSDQFGAKYSTLNYAIMFTAYSVAALIAPQLAAFYRQSGNYAPAFMWAAVLTVAAIAALGIVMKKGSVSQRRSK
- the adhP gene encoding alcohol dehydrogenase AdhP — translated: MRAATVRETSDGYVDIKDVELRPIKANEALVDIEYCGLCHTDIHVALGDFGDVPGRIIGHEGVGVVEQIGEDVTSLKVGDRVSVAWFFRGCGHCEYCVTGDETLCRNVENAGYSVDGGMAEKCIVVADYAVKVPEGLDPAEASSITCAGVTTYKALKNGNIRPGQWVAIYGAGGLGNLAIQYAKNVFRARVVAVDINDEKLESAKKVGADLVVNSSDINSGEWIQKEVGGVDVAVVTAVSQVAFGQAVDAMKAAGTVVCVGLPKGTIDLNIHRTVLDGIKVVGSLVGTRQDLAEAFDFGAQGLVKPIVATRPLDDINDMIDEMLAGKIEGRMVVDFSK